In Leishmania major strain Friedlin complete genome, chromosome 34, the following proteins share a genomic window:
- a CDS encoding putative ribosomal protein l35a: MTTSKVHSQRSKKLHQLSAKTSRVNRNRKAPRLYMKGTLAGYTRGLHGQTKQTALVRVENVNTREDATWYVGKRVCYVYHGKKVKRCVRWSKAPARRSTTRALWGRVTRPHGNAGMMRVKFNGASVPASAIGRRIRVYLYPSQI, from the coding sequence ATGACTACCTCGAAGGTCCATTCGCAGCGCAGCAAGAAGCTGCACCAGCTGTCTGCCAAGACGAGCAGGGTGAACCGCAACCGCAAGGCACCTCGTCTTTACATGAAGGGCACGCTCGCCGGCTACACGCGTGGCCTGCATGGTCAGACCAAGCAAACTGCACTGGTCCGCGTTGAGAATGTCAACACCCGCGAGGACGCCACGTGGTACGTGGGCAAGCGCGTCTGCTACGTCTACCACGGCAAGAAGGTGAagcggtgtgtgcgctggAGCAAGGCGcccgcgcgccgcagcaccacccgTGCCTTGTGGGGTCGCGTGACCCGTCCGCACGGTAACGCCGGTATGATGCGCGTGAAGTTCAACGGCGCGTCTGTGCCGGCGTCCGCCATTGGCCGCCGCATCCGTGTGTACCTGTACCCGAGCCAGATCTAG